The Streptomyces capitiformicae genome contains the following window.
CTGGTGATCACCGCCGAGGGCGCCCTCGACCACCAGACTCCCCGGGGCAAGGTCCCCGCCGAAGTGGCCCGCCGGGCCAAGCTGCACGCCCGGCCGGTCCTGGCCCTCGCGGGCACCCTGGGCGAGGGGGCGCACGAGGTGCCGGGCGTGGACGCGTACACCGGCATCCTGCCCGCGCCGATGGCTCTCGCCGAGGCCATTTTCCGCGCGAGCGAACTCCTCACGGACGCCACCGAACGGGCGCTGCGGATGGTGTTGTTGGGGGCGCGGGTGACGGAGGCGAGGTCCTACGCGTCGCCCGGCGGCCCCCCGCGGTTCACTTCTTCTTCCAGCACCACTGTGTGATCGAGGCCGGCTTGGGGATGGAGCCGATGAGCGACCCGTACATTCCGGTCTTGCGCACGATCTGCCGCTCCGCGCCGCTCTCGGTCTTCCCGTACCAGACCTTCGTGGTGCGGTTCCACACCGAGCGCGCGAACCGCTTGGGGTCGCGCGGCTTCCACACGCCCTTGCCGCACCTGTGGCTGTCGGTCGCCTTCACCGACCACGCGCCCTGGCCCCGCTTGAAGTCCTTCTTGCCCCACAGGCACAGATGCCCCTGGACGCAGTCCCTCTTCGCGGACGCCGCCACCTCACCGGCTTCGGCCGCCCGCGCCTGAGTCCCGCCGCCCGACAGCACCGCGGCCGCCGCCATCGCCGAGGCGGCCGCGAACACCCCTATCCGATTCTTCCCGTTGGTCATCTGCTCTCCCCCTGGTGATCGGCCCACCGGACCGACCGATCACTCTAGCCACCCCCCTCTTCCCCGAACACATGTCCCCTGAGCCAATGTCCGCGGATCAGACAGCTCAGACAGCTCAGACAGCTCAGACAGCTCAGACAGCGGGTACGCAACGCCCGTCCACCGTGCGGTAGTCCCACTTGGCGCCCTGCCGCACCAACTCCTTGACGGCGCCCACGAACCGCTCCACGTGCTCGTCGGGCGTACCCGCCCCGAAGCTCACCCGGATCGCGTTGAGGGACTTCTCACCGGGCGCGGCCTCGGGGGCACCGCACTCGCCCTGGGCCTCCGGGGCGCTCCCGAGCAGCGTGCGGACCAGGGGATGGGCGCAGAAGAGACCGTCGCGTACGCCGATGCCGTACTCGGCGGAGAGGGCGGCGGCGAAGTGGGAGCTGTTCCAGCCGTCGACGACGAAGGAGATGACGCCGACACGCGGGGCGTCGTCCCCGAAGAGGGAGAGGACACGCACCTCCGGCACCTCGGCGAGACCGGCGCGCACGGTGTCGATCAGGTACTGCTCACGCGCGACCAGCGTGTCGAACCCGGCCTCGGTGAGGGCCTTGCAGGCGGAGGCGATGGAGTAGGCGCCGATGACGTTGGGCGAGCCGGCCTCGTGCCGAGCGGCGGTGACATGCCACTCGACGTCGACCCCGCCGTCGGCCCGCCGGGCCACCTTGCGGGAGGCGCCGCCACCGGCCAGGTACGGCTCGGCCTCGCTGAGCCAGTCCGCCCGCCCGGCGAGGACGCCCGACCCGAACGGCGCGTACAGCTTGTGCCCCGAGAACGCGACCCAGTCGACAGCCAACTCCCGTACCGATACGGGGTGATGGGGCGCCAGCTGAGCGGCGTCGAGCACGATCCGCGCCCCGTGCACGTGCGCGGCGGCGGCGAGCTCACGCACCGGCCAGATCTCGCCGGTGACGTTCGACGCACCGGTGACACAGACGAGGGCGGGGCCGTGCGGGTCACGGTCGACGAGCGCCCGCTCCAGCGTGGCCACGGCCTCGGCGGGCGTACGCGGCGCGTCGAGGTAGGTGACCCGCGCGTCGCGCCACGGCAGCAGCGAGGCGTGGTGCTCGGTCTCGAAGACGAAGACCTGGCAGTCGGCGGGCAAAGCGGCGGCGAGGAGGTTGAGCGAGTCGGTGGTCGACCGCGTGAACACGACCTGGTCGTCCTCCCGGCAGTCGAGGAACTCGGCGACCGTACGGCGGGCGTTCTCGAACAGGTCGGTGGACAGCTGCGACAGGTACCCGGCGCCCCGGTGCACGCTCCCGTAGTACGGGGCGTACGCCGCCACGTCGTCCCACACCCGCTGCAGCGCGGGGGCGCTGGCGGCGTAGTCGAGCGCGGCGTAGGTGACCTCGCCGCCGGTGACGAGCGGGACGGTGACATCCCGACCCAGAACGGGCAGCAGGGTGCAAACGGACTGGTCGGCGGCAAGGGTGGAGACAGACATGGCGGAACTCCCGTGAAGGCAGGCGGAATTCACCGGCGAGCGGACATGGCTCTGCGGCGGTGAGGGGAAAAGGGGTGTGCGGAGGCGGGGCTCTGCGGCCCTATCGCATTCGCTTGCTCACGGAAGGCTCCTCGACGACCGCGCTTGCCGAGGACCTCGCTGCCCACGGCCTGGTCTTCACCCGGGGCACCCCGCCACGGACGGAGGGTTGCCGGACAGCCGGCCGGGGCCTTGTGGCTGTCACTCATGACCTGACGAAGAACGTACGTGACGTGATCGCCGCGGCGCAACTCCTGTCCGGATACCGGAACAAGGGCGCCTCATAGCTCGGGAAGTTGGCGTGGTTTGGCGGGTGCGGGTGGGTGGGGGCTTGTCGCGCAGTTCCCCGCGCCCCTGAAAAGCAGGGGCTGCGCCCCGTGCTTTTCGTCTTTTAGGGGCGCGGGGAACTGCGCGAGCAACCCACCACCCACCCGCACCCGAAAAGGCACCCGGGGGGGTCGAAGGGGCGCA
Protein-coding sequences here:
- a CDS encoding peptidase inhibitor family I36 protein, which encodes MTNGKNRIGVFAAASAMAAAAVLSGGGTQARAAEAGEVAASAKRDCVQGHLCLWGKKDFKRGQGAWSVKATDSHRCGKGVWKPRDPKRFARSVWNRTTKVWYGKTESGAERQIVRKTGMYGSLIGSIPKPASITQWCWKKK
- a CDS encoding aminotransferase class V-fold PLP-dependent enzyme — protein: MSVSTLAADQSVCTLLPVLGRDVTVPLVTGGEVTYAALDYAASAPALQRVWDDVAAYAPYYGSVHRGAGYLSQLSTDLFENARRTVAEFLDCREDDQVVFTRSTTDSLNLLAAALPADCQVFVFETEHHASLLPWRDARVTYLDAPRTPAEAVATLERALVDRDPHGPALVCVTGASNVTGEIWPVRELAAAAHVHGARIVLDAAQLAPHHPVSVRELAVDWVAFSGHKLYAPFGSGVLAGRADWLSEAEPYLAGGGASRKVARRADGGVDVEWHVTAARHEAGSPNVIGAYSIASACKALTEAGFDTLVAREQYLIDTVRAGLAEVPEVRVLSLFGDDAPRVGVISFVVDGWNSSHFAAALSAEYGIGVRDGLFCAHPLVRTLLGSAPEAQGECGAPEAAPGEKSLNAIRVSFGAGTPDEHVERFVGAVKELVRQGAKWDYRTVDGRCVPAV